In Segatella copri, the DNA window GGCGAAATGAAATAATAAACCAACATTAAGGAGAAAAAAATAGAAGATGTTAATAGATTATCAGAACGTCAGCATATATCAGGCCGACAAGTGCGTGCTCCAAAACATCAATTTCCATATTGACGAAGGAGAATTCGCCTACCTTATTGGAAAAGTCGGCTCTGGTAAAAGTTCGCTATTAAAGACACTTTATTGCGAACTAGACCTTGTAGAAGGCGAAACCGAGAAGGCTGAAATTCTCGGCAGAGACCTCAAAACTATCAGGCGAAAGGAGATTCCGGCTCTGCGTAAGGAATTGGGAATCATCTTTCAGGATTTCCAGCTGCTACACGACCGCACCGTTCGCAAGAACTTTGAATTCGTACTCAAGGCAACAGGCTGGAAAAACAAAAAAGACAGAGAAAAGCGTATTGAAGAGGTGCTCAACGAAGTAGGCATGATTGATAAAATCGACAAGATGCCTCATGAGCTCTCAGGTGGTGAACAGCAGCGTGTAGCCATCGCCCGCGCCATTCTCAATAATCCTAAAATCATCATCGCCGATGAGCCTACAGGCAATCTCGACCCAGAGACAGCCAGCAACATCGTGAGTCTGCTGAAAGACATCACCAAGCAAGGCACAGCTGTTGTGATGACAACCCATAACATCCCGATGCTCGACAAATTCCCAGGCATCGTTTAC includes these proteins:
- a CDS encoding cell division ATP-binding protein FtsE; the protein is MLIDYQNVSIYQADKCVLQNINFHIDEGEFAYLIGKVGSGKSSLLKTLYCELDLVEGETEKAEILGRDLKTIRRKEIPALRKELGIIFQDFQLLHDRTVRKNFEFVLKATGWKNKKDREKRIEEVLNEVGMIDKIDKMPHELSGGEQQRVAIARAILNNPKIIIADEPTGNLDPETASNIVSLLKDITKQGTAVVMTTHNIPMLDKFPGIVYRCKEGVLYDVTNEYNHIDLTEDGEDN